In Vibrio pelagius, a single window of DNA contains:
- a CDS encoding TonB-dependent receptor — MDKRLSLSPLALAIGGALTVAAGMTNVMAAEQAKVDETVQVIGHQYEGYAEHMPQSGTKTDVEWLDVPQAVSVVTKTEMEDRGAVRLVDALDGVAGVNNTLGEGSRDQFVIRGFDALNDTYRDGMRDDGTLQSYRSLANIERVEVVKGPAGALYGRGSAGGIINLVTKRANGDNFTSVKGSVGSNSQFVGQLDSSMAISDKVNGRINVEYRQADSYVDHVDSNDFFIAPTVRLMPSDGHTIDLDVEYAHQELVPYRGVPSKNGKPVDVSESTFYGGTNDYQKSDSLRVAVNYEWRLNSDWVWTNRAAYNHIELEQKGTRQGTVTGDQVSQTVNNFGYDPRTTTTLQSELVWETDSNQMMIGADFNQINIDLVLASDKTLPSQDIYNPVVGPTPDPGFKPFRDNTTTTTGVYIQDVYTFGDLSVIGNVRYDAMELEQQKAGSAKENLDDNKVSYRGGLVYRLTDDMSVYASLARSWQLPYSGIYINPKLAEFFHTDLKEVGAKAYLLDDALMLNAAIFQIDQEQPQTDTNGDVINKIEARHQGIELEARGQITAQWDVSVGYSYLDAEDKDTGKKPNDVSDHLFSLWSTYQLDDNWRLGGGVKYVGDRYAGNNEAVALGDYTTVDLMAAYTTGRHKVQANAYNVFDEKYILGATNGTSGTNQIGYGAPAEFMLSYGYQF, encoded by the coding sequence ATGGATAAGAGATTGAGCTTATCTCCTCTTGCTCTCGCAATTGGAGGTGCACTCACTGTGGCTGCTGGTATGACAAATGTTATGGCAGCGGAACAAGCCAAAGTGGACGAAACCGTTCAAGTTATCGGACATCAATACGAAGGGTATGCTGAGCATATGCCTCAGTCTGGCACTAAAACGGATGTCGAATGGCTAGATGTACCACAAGCCGTATCAGTGGTTACCAAGACTGAAATGGAGGACCGAGGCGCGGTACGTTTGGTCGATGCGCTTGATGGTGTTGCGGGCGTAAACAACACTCTTGGGGAAGGGAGTCGAGACCAATTTGTTATCCGAGGCTTTGATGCACTTAATGATACGTATCGTGATGGAATGCGTGATGATGGCACACTACAGTCTTATCGAAGTCTAGCGAATATTGAGCGTGTTGAAGTTGTCAAAGGCCCAGCCGGTGCGCTTTATGGTCGAGGTTCTGCTGGAGGCATTATCAATTTAGTCACTAAACGAGCCAATGGTGATAACTTCACCAGTGTTAAAGGTAGTGTTGGTAGCAATAGCCAATTTGTAGGCCAGCTCGATAGCTCTATGGCAATTTCTGACAAGGTAAATGGCCGTATCAACGTAGAGTACCGTCAAGCCGATTCTTATGTCGATCATGTTGATTCAAATGATTTCTTTATTGCACCTACCGTTCGATTGATGCCGTCTGACGGGCACACTATTGATCTCGATGTCGAATATGCTCATCAAGAGTTAGTTCCTTATCGTGGTGTTCCATCCAAAAATGGTAAACCAGTCGACGTTTCTGAAAGCACTTTTTATGGCGGGACCAATGATTATCAAAAGTCAGATAGTCTTCGAGTTGCGGTGAATTATGAATGGCGTCTAAACAGTGACTGGGTATGGACAAACCGTGCAGCATACAACCATATTGAGCTGGAACAAAAGGGTACTCGTCAAGGAACGGTGACAGGCGATCAAGTCTCTCAAACCGTGAATAATTTTGGCTACGACCCACGTACCACAACTACATTGCAATCGGAACTCGTTTGGGAAACCGATTCTAATCAGATGATGATAGGCGCGGATTTCAACCAGATTAATATTGACCTTGTCCTAGCCAGTGACAAAACGCTTCCATCTCAAGACATTTACAACCCTGTAGTGGGCCCTACGCCCGATCCTGGCTTCAAGCCTTTCCGAGACAATACAACTACAACTACAGGGGTTTACATTCAAGACGTTTATACCTTTGGTGATCTTTCGGTAATAGGCAATGTGCGTTACGACGCTATGGAGTTAGAGCAACAAAAGGCGGGCTCTGCCAAAGAGAACCTTGATGATAATAAAGTGAGCTACCGTGGTGGTTTGGTCTACCGTCTGACTGACGATATGTCTGTGTATGCGAGCTTAGCTCGTTCTTGGCAGCTACCTTATTCTGGTATCTACATCAATCCAAAGTTAGCGGAATTTTTCCATACAGACCTTAAAGAAGTCGGCGCGAAAGCTTACTTGCTAGATGATGCGTTGATGCTAAATGCCGCGATCTTCCAGATTGATCAAGAACAACCTCAAACTGATACCAATGGCGATGTGATTAATAAGATTGAAGCGCGTCACCAAGGTATTGAACTTGAAGCACGTGGCCAAATTACAGCTCAGTGGGATGTATCGGTTGGTTACAGCTATCTTGATGCGGAAGACAAAGATACAGGTAAAAAGCCCAATGACGTATCGGATCATTTGTTCTCACTTTGGAGCACCTACCAGCTAGACGATAACTGGCGCTTAGGTGGCGGTGTTAAATACGTTGGCGATCGTTATGCAGGCAACAACGAAGCCGTCGCATTAGGTGACTACACTACAGTCGATCTAATGGCCGCATATACTACGGGCCGTCATAAAGTTCAGGCGAATGCTTACAACGTCTTTGACGAGAAATACATTTTGGGAGCAACCAACGGTACATCTGGGACTAATCAGATCGGTTACGGTGCACCAGCTGAATTCATGCTGAGCTACGGTTACCAGTTCTAA
- a CDS encoding GNAT family N-acetyltransferase: MDISDYQQVMNLWSETEGMQLREADSEENIGKYLERNPNLSFVALEGEQIVGAILVGTDGRRGYIQHLAVSKACRGQGLGAKLISNAVDALSSIGIAKTHLFVINDNLNAQAFYENIGWHPRDEIRMFSFNASNVGNI; this comes from the coding sequence ATGGACATCTCAGACTATCAGCAGGTCATGAACCTTTGGTCTGAAACGGAAGGTATGCAATTAAGAGAAGCGGACTCGGAAGAAAACATCGGAAAGTATCTCGAGCGTAACCCAAACCTGAGTTTTGTTGCTTTGGAAGGGGAGCAGATCGTAGGGGCGATATTGGTGGGAACAGACGGTCGTCGTGGTTATATCCAACATTTAGCGGTATCGAAGGCTTGCCGTGGGCAGGGCTTAGGCGCAAAGCTGATATCAAACGCAGTGGACGCCTTATCATCCATAGGGATTGCTAAAACCCACTTGTTTGTCATCAACGACAACCTGAATGCACAAGCGTTTTATGAAAATATTGGCTGGCATCCACGAGATGAAATACGTATGTTTTCATTTAACGCATCAAACGTAGGCAACATCTAG
- a CDS encoding D-2-hydroxyacid dehydrogenase family protein, translating to MKIAVLDDYQNAVQDLDCFGLLEGQDVTVFNETYSEQELVEKLANVQALVLIRERTQITESLLSKLPNLEVISQTGKVSNHIDVQLCEKYGVKVLEGRGSPVAPSELCWALIMAASRHIPSYTSNLANDQWQSSGSLGLGRTLKGLKLGIWGYGKIGQRIAQYAKAFEMSVVVWGSQASRDLAKSHGFEASESKRAFFLQVDVLSLHLRLNEVTRGCVTAEDLRSMKSDSLFVNTSRSELVETDALFKELKSNPSKRAAVDVFDCEPATKSTEPLLSLPNVTATPHLGYVEQGSYELYFKIAFENLVSYISENEALGEACD from the coding sequence GTGAAAATAGCAGTATTAGATGATTACCAAAACGCAGTTCAAGATCTTGATTGTTTTGGTTTGTTAGAAGGGCAAGATGTCACAGTCTTCAATGAGACCTACTCAGAACAAGAATTGGTTGAGAAGTTGGCGAATGTCCAAGCTCTAGTTCTTATTCGAGAACGTACCCAGATAACGGAATCACTCTTATCCAAACTCCCGAACCTTGAAGTGATCAGTCAAACGGGCAAAGTGAGCAATCATATCGATGTGCAGCTTTGCGAAAAATACGGAGTCAAGGTACTAGAGGGGAGAGGCTCGCCAGTTGCCCCTTCAGAACTCTGTTGGGCTCTAATAATGGCAGCAAGCCGACATATACCTAGCTACACTTCGAATCTTGCAAATGACCAGTGGCAAAGTTCAGGTAGCTTAGGGCTAGGGCGAACCTTGAAAGGGTTGAAACTGGGTATTTGGGGCTATGGGAAGATAGGGCAAAGAATCGCTCAATATGCGAAAGCGTTTGAAATGTCAGTCGTAGTATGGGGAAGCCAAGCTTCGCGAGACTTGGCAAAATCACACGGCTTTGAGGCCTCTGAATCCAAACGCGCCTTCTTTCTGCAAGTGGATGTTCTGTCTCTCCATCTTCGTTTGAATGAGGTAACGCGAGGGTGTGTTACGGCTGAAGATCTAAGATCAATGAAGTCAGATTCCTTGTTTGTGAATACCAGCCGTTCAGAGCTTGTCGAGACTGATGCGCTGTTCAAGGAACTCAAATCCAATCCGAGCAAACGAGCGGCTGTCGATGTTTTTGATTGTGAGCCCGCAACTAAAAGTACAGAGCCTTTGCTTTCTCTACCTAACGTTACAGCGACCCCTCATTTAGGATATGTAGAGCAAGGAAGCTACGAGCTTTATTTTAAAATAGCGTTCGAAAATCTTGTGTCGTACATTTCCGAGAACGAAGCGCTTGGAGAAGCATGTGATTAA
- a CDS encoding GNAT family N-acetyltransferase, with product MEIRIGKLDDVSSITDIFNYYIEHSNARFEESPLSVDNRLDWFSQFKPDSRHQIYVAIDSGKLIGFACSQPYRAMAAFDETVEVTVYLAPFIQGKGVGSKLYEKLFDAIQAHGVHRVLSGVALPNEASIALHKRFGFIEVGVFNEYAKKNGEYISSMWLEKMLSE from the coding sequence ATGGAAATTAGAATCGGGAAGTTAGATGATGTTTCGAGCATTACGGATATCTTCAATTACTACATTGAACATTCTAATGCTCGCTTTGAGGAGTCGCCGCTGTCTGTAGACAATCGATTGGATTGGTTCTCTCAGTTTAAGCCAGATAGTAGACATCAAATCTATGTAGCGATCGATAGCGGTAAGCTTATAGGGTTCGCTTGCTCCCAGCCATACAGAGCAATGGCTGCCTTTGATGAGACTGTAGAGGTGACGGTTTACCTGGCGCCGTTTATTCAAGGGAAAGGGGTTGGTTCCAAGCTTTATGAGAAACTATTCGACGCTATCCAAGCTCATGGTGTTCATCGGGTTTTATCAGGTGTCGCTTTGCCGAATGAGGCTTCAATAGCGCTACATAAGCGTTTTGGTTTTATAGAAGTGGGCGTCTTTAATGAATATGCAAAGAAGAACGGTGAATACATAAGCTCGATGTGGTTAGAAAAGATGCTTAGCGAATAA
- a CDS encoding GNAT family N-acetyltransferase, which produces MTFVYEQQVPNPQEFCDMRVAAGLSPKSLKAATIALPNSLYGISIRDADKLIAMGRVVGDGACNLEVVDVAVDPQYQGLGLGRKVMEYIDGYLASVALEGSYVSMIADEPLFYEKLGYKLVSPSSQGMTKKFRPNNV; this is translated from the coding sequence ATGACGTTTGTATATGAACAGCAAGTCCCTAACCCTCAAGAATTTTGCGATATGCGTGTTGCAGCAGGCTTATCTCCTAAATCACTCAAAGCAGCAACTATCGCTCTGCCTAACAGTTTGTACGGGATCTCTATTCGAGATGCCGATAAGTTGATAGCGATGGGACGAGTTGTCGGTGATGGTGCGTGTAATTTAGAAGTGGTTGATGTTGCCGTTGATCCTCAATATCAGGGTTTAGGGCTGGGTAGGAAAGTGATGGAGTATATTGATGGCTACCTAGCATCTGTAGCGTTAGAAGGTTCTTATGTCTCTATGATTGCTGATGAGCCCCTTTTTTACGAAAAGCTAGGGTACAAGCTCGTGTCACCATCTAGCCAAGGTATGACCAAGAAATTCAGACCCAATAACGTTTAA
- a CDS encoding GNAT family N-acetyltransferase: MFKLETERLILRDMTLDDQDAFVAMSQDTKYQRFYDEDDCDANKYRQLTELFVAQSTESPRQAYQLAVELKSTNEFIGTVCLRLEQNRQASMGCAFSRASQGSQFAQEAAFKLADFGFEKLGVHRIYAETISRNLAAINLCRRLGMRKEAHLKEHRFFKGQWWDTVIMAVLHSEWCDF; encoded by the coding sequence ATGTTTAAATTGGAAACGGAGCGACTGATTCTGAGAGACATGACACTCGATGATCAAGATGCTTTTGTCGCAATGTCTCAAGATACCAAGTATCAACGTTTCTATGATGAAGATGATTGTGATGCAAACAAATATAGGCAGCTCACTGAACTATTTGTGGCGCAGTCAACTGAAAGCCCAAGGCAAGCTTATCAACTCGCTGTTGAACTTAAGAGTACCAATGAGTTTATAGGTACGGTTTGTTTGCGATTAGAACAAAATCGACAAGCGTCTATGGGTTGTGCTTTCTCTCGAGCTTCACAAGGAAGTCAGTTCGCTCAAGAAGCGGCATTTAAGCTCGCTGATTTCGGTTTTGAGAAATTGGGTGTTCATCGTATTTATGCTGAGACTATCAGCCGAAACTTGGCTGCGATAAACCTTTGTCGTCGTTTAGGCATGCGTAAAGAAGCGCATTTAAAAGAGCATCGCTTCTTTAAAGGGCAGTGGTGGGACACTGTTATTATGGCTGTACTGCACAGTGAGTGGTGTGATTTTTAA
- a CDS encoding nucleotidyltransferase family protein, which yields MDKIVHLLKQDPMRVEALHCVKRLELPQCYIAAGFLRNLVWDALHNKTKPTPLNDIDVVYFDDDEMDPNACFKHEAWLNTQMPQFDWQVRNQALMHHRNNDQPYKSTLDAMSYWPEKETAVGVRVTANSDYECVSAFGFESLFNGHISYNRKRPRSLFEQRVYAKNWLVLWPSLKVVYGNAKESQDV from the coding sequence ATGGATAAAATCGTTCACCTTTTGAAACAAGATCCAATGCGAGTAGAAGCTTTGCACTGTGTTAAGAGGCTAGAATTGCCTCAGTGTTATATTGCCGCGGGGTTTCTACGGAATTTGGTTTGGGACGCCCTACATAACAAGACTAAGCCAACGCCTTTGAATGATATTGACGTTGTCTATTTCGACGATGATGAAATGGACCCTAATGCCTGTTTCAAGCACGAAGCTTGGCTCAACACACAAATGCCACAGTTCGATTGGCAGGTTCGCAACCAAGCTCTGATGCATCACAGAAACAACGACCAACCTTATAAAAGCACGCTGGACGCGATGAGCTATTGGCCTGAAAAAGAAACGGCTGTTGGTGTTAGAGTCACGGCAAACAGTGATTACGAGTGTGTTTCCGCTTTTGGTTTTGAATCTCTATTCAACGGACACATTAGTTATAACCGGAAAAGACCGCGTTCGCTGTTTGAACAACGTGTATACGCAAAGAACTGGCTCGTCTTATGGCCATCTCTCAAAGTGGTTTATGGCAATGCAAAGGAGTCGCAAGATGTTTAA
- a CDS encoding class I SAM-dependent methyltransferase codes for MDTNTEIWRNYYEKALAKPHSKRTEFVCSLNQSTSKVAIDCGCGVGSDMGFLSQHGYRVYGFDINSDSIEICEERFADNPLVEVTNASFEQFQYPKAGIVLAYSSLFFADPSQFESAWHKIVACIDIGGVFAGDFMGVKDTWATHYRSPTSSFTQSEVRDLFDGFEVLRFHERDEMAKTALGRMKHWHTFSVVAVKR; via the coding sequence ATGGACACTAACACTGAGATTTGGCGCAATTACTATGAGAAAGCGCTTGCTAAGCCACACTCAAAACGGACTGAATTTGTCTGTTCACTTAATCAATCTACATCAAAGGTAGCAATTGACTGCGGTTGTGGTGTGGGCAGTGATATGGGATTTTTGAGTCAGCATGGCTACCGAGTATATGGCTTTGATATTAATTCTGACTCGATTGAGATATGTGAAGAACGGTTTGCTGATAACCCTTTAGTCGAGGTTACTAACGCTTCATTCGAACAATTCCAATATCCGAAAGCTGGGATTGTACTCGCGTACTCTAGTTTGTTTTTCGCTGACCCTTCTCAGTTCGAGTCTGCGTGGCATAAGATCGTCGCGTGTATTGACATTGGGGGTGTTTTTGCTGGCGATTTCATGGGTGTGAAAGACACTTGGGCAACCCACTATCGGAGCCCGACGTCTTCTTTTACACAATCCGAAGTGCGCGACCTGTTCGACGGTTTTGAAGTTCTGAGGTTCCATGAAAGGGATGAGATGGCAAAGACCGCATTGGGACGAATGAAGCACTGGCACACCTTTTCAGTAGTAGCAGTGAAACGCTAA
- a CDS encoding adenylate kinase, whose amino-acid sequence MKKVAVFGKPGSGKSTFSKALSRSAGLPLHQLDSIVYQANGEPVSKDVFNQAHNKILREDAWIIDGLGPLGAFHQRLESADTLIYIDLPYFVSYWFVTKRCLKGLFVKPEGWPDGSSVIKGTLNSYKMLKLCPGFWNDEFMSRLSQISEGKQLHVVKSTTELNNLLAHLSQ is encoded by the coding sequence ATGAAAAAAGTCGCCGTTTTTGGTAAGCCCGGTAGTGGCAAATCTACCTTCAGTAAAGCATTAAGCCGATCGGCAGGTTTACCGTTGCATCAACTGGATTCTATCGTCTATCAAGCGAATGGCGAGCCAGTTTCCAAAGACGTTTTTAACCAAGCTCATAACAAGATCTTGCGTGAAGACGCGTGGATAATCGATGGACTTGGCCCTCTTGGTGCATTCCATCAGCGCTTAGAATCTGCAGATACCCTTATCTACATCGATTTGCCTTATTTCGTCAGTTACTGGTTCGTTACTAAGCGCTGCCTGAAAGGGTTGTTTGTAAAGCCAGAAGGGTGGCCAGATGGCAGTTCAGTCATCAAAGGTACGCTCAATAGCTACAAGATGCTTAAACTCTGCCCGGGATTTTGGAATGATGAGTTTATGTCTCGACTGTCTCAGATCTCAGAAGGTAAACAACTGCATGTTGTTAAGAGCACAACCGAACTCAATAATCTACTTGCTCACCTCTCACAATAA